A region of the bacterium genome:
TGAGGAATCGTTCATGCCGGGGTTGACGCTGGCGATTCAGCGGGTCGGGACGCTCACCAATCTGGTCGAGGGGCTGGAGCACGTGCTCGAGCCGTAGGGGAGGGGAGAACGCCATGGCCGGGTATCGAGTGGCGGTGGTCGGCGCGAGCGGAGCGGTCGGCCAGACCGTGCTCCGGGTGCTCGAGGAACGCGGGTTTCCCGTCGCGTCCCTCCGCGCAACCGCGACCGCGCGGTCGGCGGGGCGCACGGTGACATTCCGGGGCGAGGCCCACACCATCGTCGAGACGTCGGGGGAGGCGCTCCGGGGTGTGCAGATTGCGTTCTTTGCGGCCGGGAGCGAGGTCAGCGAGCGGCACGCCCGCGCGGCTGCGGCGGACGGGACGCTCGTGATCGACAAGAGCTCGACGTTCCGGATGGAGCCGGACGTGCCGCTCGTGATCCCCGAGGTGAACCGGCACGCGATCCGCCGCCACCGCGGCATCATCGCGACCCCGAACTGCTCGACGATCACGATGGTGATGGCGCTCGCGCCGCTGCACGATCTCGTGCCGATCCGGCGGGTCGTCGCCTGTACGTATCAATCGGTGTCCGGCGCGGGCCGGGACCAGATGGACGCCCTCCTCGAGCAGAGCCGCCGGCTCCTGGATCGGCCCGACCTGCTTCGGGAGCATCCCCAGCCCGATGAGGTGGAGCGCGTGACGGGCACGCCGCTG
Encoded here:
- a CDS encoding aspartate-semialdehyde dehydrogenase, with the protein product MAGYRVAVVGASGAVGQTVLRVLEERGFPVASLRATATARSAGRTVTFRGEAHTIVETSGEALRGVQIAFFAAGSEVSERHARAAAADGTLVIDKSSTFRMEPDVPLVIPEVNRHAIRRHRGIIATPNCSTITMVMALAPLHDLVPIRRVVACTYQSVSGAGRDQMDALLEQSRRLLDRPDLLREHPQPDEVERVTGTPLPIAFNLLPQWKWLPGGVTDEEDKMVRETRKVMETEIPVSVTTVRVPVLVSHLIALHVEFAGPLSIDRARGALAAAPGVEVVDDPERGAYPTPLYATGRDTCVVGRVRPDATIPNGLCLVAATDNLRKGAALNAVQIAEAVVEEGLLVPLRA